A genomic stretch from Engraulis encrasicolus isolate BLACKSEA-1 chromosome 10, IST_EnEncr_1.0, whole genome shotgun sequence includes:
- the LOC134457083 gene encoding uncharacterized protein LOC134457083 — MKLCELFCICLPVCSRASDGDTVPFNINVDTTKEEERVETAHPSGEQLRKEAQWQSKEKADSRRMEMEMDMGISEAQKGPESVLAQTDEHNRAGQKEECIKNGHIMIHGRMVRISDDSTDCSAATAAIRSLDNYYNGAQPAPSNTKVYAIKRKEKTERGRTSGKKQRKEAKRMKKEKADRKRMELEAVGAGPSAPISKAEAEAAYRAILYWCEGQRLDKERVWKQMKAWYERRGITPSAEVDKYFTMKRPSEEAVVTNDQPPAIHPEVDYRNVTQEERREFVSTLYNCRGGTLPNGMLDRFREALGNVGPLQRSMDFQ; from the exons ATGAAACTCTGCGAGTTGTTCTGCATCTGCCTGCCAGTATGTAGTAGGGCCTCTGATGGTGACACAGTGCCATTCAACATCAATGTTGATACCACCAAGGAGGAGGAGCGTGTTGAAACAGCTCACCCAAGTGGGGAACAGCTGAGGAAAGAGGCACAATGGCAGTCAAAAGAGAAGGCAGACAGCagaaggatggagatggagatggatatGGGCATCTCCGAAGCACAGAAAGGACCGGAAAGTGTTCTAGCTCAAACTGATGAGCACAATAGAGCTGGGCAAAAAGAGGAATGCATTAAAAATGGCCATATCATGATCCATGGTCGCATGGTCCGTATTAGCGACGACAGTACAGATTGCAGTGCAGCCACAGCTGCTATCAGGAGTTTAGATAATTATTACAATGGGGCCCAGCCCGCACCCTCAAACACAAAGGTTTATGCCATAAAGAGGAAGGAAAAAACTGAACGAGGTAGGACCTCTGGGAAAAAGCAGAGGAAAGAGGCAAAACGCATGAAAAAGGAGAAGGCTGACAGGAAAAGGATGGAGTTGGAGGCGGTTGGTGCCGGACCCAGTGCACCCATATctaaggctgaggctgaggcagcTTATCGGGCTATCTTAT ATTGGTGTGAGGGCCAGCGTCTGGACAAAGAAAGGGTTTGGAAGCAGATGAAGGCCTGGTATGAACGGAGAGGCATTACTCCCTCAGCAGAAGTAGACAAATATTTCACAATGAAAAGGCCCTCCGAGGAGGCTGTGGTCACCAATGACCAGCCCCCTGCGATCCATCCAGAGGTGGACTACAGGAATGtcacacaggaggagaggagggagtttGTATCGACTTTGTATAACTGCAGAGGAGGGACTTTACCGAATGGAATGTTGGACCGCTTCAGAGAAGCGTTGGGAAATGTTGGACCGCTTCAGAGAAGCATGGACTTCCAGTGA